In Desulfovibrio sp. UCD-KL4C, a single genomic region encodes these proteins:
- a CDS encoding branched-chain amino acid transaminase, producing the protein MVQKAEKIWFDGKLVNWDDAQVHVLTHTLHYGAGVFEGIRAYCCVDGKSAVFRLKDHVVRLFDSAKIIGIKIPFTIDEIVDAIIETLKVNGLKEGYIRPLVFIGEGAMGVHPGSNPIRVAIATWPWGAYLGEEALEKGIRVKTSSFNRHHVNAMMTKAKACGNYVNSILAKVEAVNDGYDEALMLDTQGFVSEATGENIFIVKDNLIKTTPLTSVLPGITRASLMKVARDLGYEVVEQQFTRDELYIADEAFFCGTAAEVTPIREVDNRIIGEGKCGPVTKKLQKDYFNAVKGGNEKYSSWLDCYEV; encoded by the coding sequence ATGGTACAGAAAGCTGAGAAAATCTGGTTTGATGGTAAACTTGTCAACTGGGATGATGCCCAAGTTCATGTGCTGACTCATACCTTGCATTACGGTGCAGGCGTTTTTGAAGGCATTAGGGCATATTGTTGCGTTGATGGAAAATCAGCCGTATTCAGACTAAAAGACCATGTCGTAAGACTTTTTGACTCCGCTAAAATTATCGGTATTAAGATCCCTTTTACTATAGATGAAATTGTTGACGCTATTATTGAGACTTTGAAAGTAAACGGCCTTAAAGAAGGGTATATTAGACCCTTGGTTTTTATTGGCGAAGGTGCCATGGGAGTACACCCCGGTTCTAACCCTATCAGAGTTGCTATTGCAACTTGGCCGTGGGGTGCTTATCTTGGGGAAGAAGCTCTTGAAAAGGGAATCAGGGTAAAAACATCTTCATTTAATAGACACCACGTAAATGCAATGATGACCAAGGCTAAAGCCTGCGGTAACTACGTAAATTCTATTTTAGCCAAGGTAGAAGCTGTTAATGACGGGTATGATGAAGCTCTTATGCTTGATACTCAGGGCTTTGTTTCTGAGGCGACAGGCGAAAATATTTTTATTGTCAAAGATAATCTTATTAAAACAACACCGCTCACATCTGTTCTTCCCGGTATAACCCGCGCAAGTTTGATGAAGGTTGCCCGCGATCTCGGTTATGAGGTGGTTGAACAACAATTCACACGTGACGAGTTATACATTGCTGATGAAGCTTTTTTCTGTGGCACAGCTGCGGAAGTAACACCTATTCGTGAAGTGGATAATAGAATTATCGGTGAAGGCAAATGCGGTCCTGTGACTAAAAAGCTTCAAAAAGATTATTTTAATGCCGTTAAAGGTGGAAACGAAAAGTATTCCAGCTGGCTTGATTGTTACGAAGTTTAA
- a CDS encoding isoamylase early set domain-containing protein, with amino-acid sequence MAISKKFLKSKPVCKVRFEVPKTQIENGETIYLVGDFNDWDISSMPMKKLKSGNYAVTVDLEVGRDYKFRYLAGENIWFNDSEADAFESTPYGDGENSILSI; translated from the coding sequence GTGGCAATCTCAAAGAAGTTTTTGAAAAGTAAACCTGTTTGTAAGGTCCGTTTTGAAGTTCCTAAAACTCAGATCGAAAACGGAGAAACTATTTATTTGGTAGGTGATTTCAATGATTGGGATATAAGTTCAATGCCTATGAAAAAACTTAAAAGTGGCAATTATGCAGTAACTGTCGACTTAGAAGTAGGACGAGATTACAAGTTTAGATACTTAGCAGGAGAAAACATCTGGTTTAATGATTCAGAAGCAGATGCTTTTGAATCAACACCTTACGGAGATGGTGAAAATTCAATACTCAGTATTTAA
- a CDS encoding aminotransferase class I/II-fold pyridoxal phosphate-dependent enzyme: MDKFPRVHRLPPYVFAKVNELKMQLRHQGEDIIDLGMGNPDLPTPQHIVDKLVEAAQKPVNHRYSASKGIRGLRNEMGKWYKRRYDVDLDIDQEIVVTMGAKEGLAHLALVMLSPGDVVFAPDPSYPIHPYASIIAGADVRTVPMAHDRDFFEDLELAMRQTWPKPKVLIINFPHNPTGITAEIPFFEKIVDFAKENDLLVIHDLAYADFTFDGYKAPSFLQARGAKDVGVEFFSLSKSYSMPGWRVGFCCGNQEMVQALTRIKSYLDYGLFQPIQIAACAALSGPQECVREMMDIYQDRRDALCEGMQRIGWDVTPPKATQFIWAKIPEQFKHLGSVEFSKLLLRECKVAVAPGLGFGSYGDDHVRMALVENRQRINQAIRGMKDLFGCSS, from the coding sequence ATGGATAAATTTCCAAGAGTTCACAGGCTGCCCCCCTATGTATTTGCCAAAGTGAACGAACTGAAGATGCAGCTCCGCCACCAAGGCGAAGATATTATTGATCTGGGTATGGGTAACCCGGACCTTCCTACTCCCCAGCATATTGTCGACAAATTGGTTGAGGCGGCGCAGAAGCCAGTCAACCATAGATATAGCGCGTCAAAGGGAATTAGGGGTCTTCGCAATGAAATGGGCAAATGGTACAAAAGAAGATACGATGTTGATCTTGACATCGATCAGGAAATCGTAGTTACCATGGGCGCCAAAGAAGGGCTGGCGCATTTAGCACTGGTCATGCTTTCCCCCGGTGATGTAGTTTTCGCCCCGGATCCGTCATATCCGATCCATCCTTACGCCAGTATTATTGCAGGCGCCGATGTGAGAACAGTACCTATGGCTCATGACAGGGACTTCTTCGAAGACCTGGAACTGGCAATGCGCCAGACATGGCCTAAACCTAAAGTTTTAATAATCAACTTCCCGCATAACCCTACAGGTATCACTGCAGAAATTCCTTTCTTTGAAAAGATTGTAGATTTTGCAAAAGAAAATGACCTGTTGGTTATACACGATCTGGCATATGCAGATTTTACTTTTGACGGATATAAGGCTCCTAGCTTTCTTCAAGCGCGCGGAGCAAAAGATGTCGGAGTTGAATTCTTCTCATTATCTAAAAGCTATTCAATGCCCGGCTGGCGCGTAGGCTTCTGTTGCGGAAATCAGGAAATGGTTCAAGCTTTGACCCGCATCAAAAGTTATCTGGATTACGGTCTTTTTCAACCTATCCAGATTGCAGCATGTGCCGCGCTCAGTGGACCGCAGGAATGCGTTCGTGAAATGATGGATATCTATCAAGATCGTCGTGATGCTCTTTGTGAAGGTATGCAACGCATCGGCTGGGACGTTACTCCCCCTAAAGCAACGCAGTTCATTTGGGCTAAAATTCCTGAACAGTTTAAACACCTAGGATCAGTTGAATTCTCAAAACTGCTCCTGCGTGAGTGTAAAGTAGCTGTGGCTCCCGGACTTGGTTTCGGAAGTTATGGCGATGATCATGTACGTATGGCCTTAGTAGAAAACAGACAGAGAATTAATCAGGCTATTCGCGGCATGAAAGATTTATTCGGATGTTCTTCATAA
- a CDS encoding homoserine dehydrogenase, whose translation MQTVKLAIAGFGTVGTGLARIIEENKDVILARCGKKFQIVSVLVRDIKKRRDYLPGPGVTLTDNIEEFTSCPDVDIVVELMGGTTVAFDIVKKALESGKHVVTANKHLLAERGIELFETAKENGVGLYYEASVAGGIPIIQAIKESLAANRIKSIVGILNGTANYILSEMSTNGLEFDTALTQAKELGYAEADPTFDIEGIDTAHKMVVLIRLAYGKDYPLSKLPVEGISSVEGQDILFARDLGYRIKLIGQVRDVGGKLEAGVFPALVKYTLLLARVGGNYNAVRVEGNAVGPSFFHGQGAGSLPTGSAVMADIMALAGSRTPDNTGFNNTPITKADILDPELATSEYYFRFTVADKAGVMASLSKILAEHNISIAQAVQKGAASEKNVPIVFTTHKASTKDVNAALREIDRMSFITRETVSMRIL comes from the coding sequence ATGCAAACAGTCAAATTAGCCATTGCCGGTTTCGGTACAGTAGGAACAGGTCTTGCTCGTATTATCGAAGAAAACAAAGATGTTATTCTAGCACGCTGCGGAAAAAAATTTCAAATAGTATCCGTTCTAGTTCGGGATATCAAAAAACGCAGAGACTATCTTCCAGGCCCCGGAGTAACACTTACGGATAACATTGAAGAATTCACTTCATGCCCTGATGTAGATATTGTTGTAGAGCTTATGGGCGGAACGACTGTGGCTTTTGATATTGTCAAAAAAGCACTTGAATCCGGCAAACATGTTGTGACTGCAAACAAACACCTCTTAGCTGAACGCGGAATTGAACTATTTGAGACTGCAAAAGAAAACGGTGTCGGACTTTATTATGAAGCCAGTGTTGCCGGAGGTATTCCAATAATTCAGGCGATAAAGGAAAGTCTTGCCGCCAACCGTATTAAGTCGATAGTCGGAATTCTGAACGGGACAGCAAACTATATTCTTTCCGAAATGAGCACCAACGGGCTTGAATTCGATACGGCTCTCACACAAGCAAAAGAACTTGGATATGCTGAGGCTGATCCTACTTTTGACATTGAAGGAATAGACACTGCTCACAAAATGGTCGTACTCATCCGCCTTGCGTACGGGAAAGATTACCCACTTTCAAAGCTTCCTGTAGAAGGAATCAGCAGTGTCGAAGGACAGGATATTCTTTTTGCCAGAGATTTGGGCTATAGAATCAAGCTGATTGGACAGGTTCGCGATGTGGGCGGCAAGCTTGAAGCAGGAGTCTTTCCAGCTCTAGTAAAATATACTCTGCTGCTCGCACGGGTCGGCGGAAATTATAACGCCGTAAGAGTTGAAGGAAACGCAGTTGGACCATCCTTTTTTCACGGACAGGGAGCAGGCTCTCTTCCAACTGGAAGTGCTGTCATGGCTGATATTATGGCTTTAGCAGGTTCCAGAACTCCTGATAACACCGGATTTAACAATACACCGATTACAAAAGCAGATATTCTTGATCCTGAGCTGGCAACATCTGAATACTATTTTAGATTCACTGTTGCAGATAAAGCCGGGGTAATGGCTTCACTTTCTAAAATCCTTGCTGAACATAATATTTCAATTGCTCAGGCTGTACAAAAAGGCGCAGCCTCTGAAAAAAATGTTCCCATAGTTTTCACTACCCACAAGGCCAGCACAAAAGACGTAAATGCAGCCTTGAGAGAAATAGATCGCATGTCTTTTATTACAAGAGAAACAGTCAGCATGAGAATTCTTTAA
- a CDS encoding cofactor-independent phosphoglycerate mutase has product MKLVFLIADGMGGWPLKELDNKTTLEAANTPNMDMLAGKGIVGCCRTVPPSMPPGSDVANMSLLGFDPSQYHTGRGPIEAAAQGLKLDPDDLVWRLNLVNLSELSTDGIMYDYSSGHISTDKSVPLVELLQKELGDDEFTFYPGIQYRHLLVHKGGGKKLESKLSIRPPHDLTDQSIALDIEEFGKSPLMDKLLRNAAKVLKDNGTKAVSIWPWGQGSPLILPDFNEKYSMKGAVVSAVDLIKGLGRASGLEVIDVTGATGLVDTNYAGKVDAALKFLEHGDFVFVHLEGADESGHMGSVKDKVTSIERFDAQVVGPLLEKYPLGSASYLVTCDHFTPIEIKTHDAEPVPFILANDTCEGSNLTSFSEKNAKSTGLMLDKGYELMQWVLNLTK; this is encoded by the coding sequence ATGAAACTTGTTTTTTTGATTGCTGACGGCATGGGCGGATGGCCTCTCAAAGAACTCGATAACAAAACAACTTTAGAAGCAGCAAATACTCCGAATATGGACATGCTTGCAGGCAAAGGAATTGTAGGATGTTGCAGGACGGTTCCACCAAGTATGCCTCCTGGATCCGACGTTGCAAATATGTCTCTGCTAGGATTTGATCCGTCACAATATCATACTGGAAGAGGCCCGATTGAAGCGGCGGCTCAAGGTCTGAAACTTGATCCTGATGATTTAGTATGGCGCTTAAATCTGGTTAATCTGTCTGAGTTATCAACTGATGGAATAATGTATGATTATTCGTCAGGGCATATTTCTACTGATAAATCTGTACCTTTGGTTGAATTACTTCAGAAAGAACTTGGAGATGATGAATTCACCTTCTACCCAGGTATTCAGTACAGGCATCTGCTTGTACACAAAGGCGGCGGAAAAAAATTAGAAAGCAAACTTTCAATCAGGCCACCGCATGATTTAACGGATCAATCCATTGCTTTGGACATTGAAGAATTCGGCAAAAGTCCTTTGATGGACAAGCTCTTGCGTAACGCAGCCAAAGTTCTTAAAGACAACGGAACTAAAGCTGTCAGTATATGGCCTTGGGGACAAGGTAGTCCGCTCATTCTGCCTGACTTCAATGAAAAATATTCTATGAAAGGTGCAGTTGTTTCTGCTGTAGACTTGATCAAAGGTTTAGGCAGAGCCTCCGGACTGGAAGTAATTGATGTTACCGGAGCGACCGGACTTGTAGACACAAATTATGCAGGAAAAGTTGATGCGGCACTTAAATTTCTGGAGCATGGCGATTTCGTATTTGTCCATCTGGAAGGTGCTGATGAATCTGGACATATGGGATCCGTCAAAGACAAAGTAACCTCAATCGAAAGATTCGATGCGCAGGTTGTTGGCCCTTTGCTGGAAAAATATCCTCTAGGCAGTGCATCCTACTTAGTAACATGCGATCATTTTACCCCCATTGAAATAAAGACTCATGACGCTGAACCCGTTCCCTTTATTTTAGCAAATGATACGTGTGAAGGATCAAACTTAACATCCTTTTCTGAAAAGAATGCTAAATCAACAGGGTTGATGCTTGATAAAGGATACGAACTGATGCAATGGGTACTTAACCTTACCAAATAA